From Shewanella psychrophila, a single genomic window includes:
- a CDS encoding YcgL domain-containing protein — MICAVYKSRLKADSYLFVEKRNEFERVPGALMEMFGSPTLVMMLPLSKRDHLGFADIDKVKSELVKKGYYLQLPPPKVNLLEEHKKAIGYSGK, encoded by the coding sequence ATGATCTGTGCTGTATATAAGAGTCGCCTCAAAGCCGACAGTTATCTTTTTGTTGAGAAACGTAATGAATTTGAGCGTGTCCCTGGGGCATTAATGGAGATGTTTGGTTCACCGACATTAGTCATGATGTTACCCCTGTCTAAAAGAGATCATTTGGGCTTTGCTGATATAGATAAAGTCAAAAGTGAACTGGTTAAAAAAGGTTACTATTTACAACTGCCCCCTCCAAAGGTTAACTTACTAGAAGAGCATAAGAAAGCGATTGGCTACAGCGGTAAATAG
- the minC gene encoding septum site-determining protein MinC has protein sequence MQKPSLELKGSSFTLSVLHINHFDLEQVTAELDSKLAIAPQFFIGAPLVVNLSSITDPDYNLAALKDLLISRQLVIVGITDAILDVAAQAKDLGLALIKSGKQAKAQPQLPKTTKIVKQNVRSGQQIYAKNSDLIVVGTVGNGAELIADGSIHVYGPLRGKAMAGAAGDKHAVIIAKSIDAELVSIAGQYWLAENIQANSTTKSGCIRLEGESLTIEALPL, from the coding sequence ATGCAGAAACCCAGCCTAGAATTGAAAGGCTCCTCTTTTACGCTTTCTGTGCTTCATATCAATCATTTTGATCTGGAACAAGTCACAGCAGAGTTAGATAGTAAATTAGCTATCGCCCCTCAGTTTTTTATTGGCGCCCCTCTGGTTGTCAATCTTAGCTCAATTACTGATCCCGATTATAACCTTGCCGCACTCAAAGACCTGCTAATATCGAGGCAACTCGTTATAGTAGGCATCACAGACGCGATTTTGGACGTGGCAGCTCAAGCTAAAGATTTAGGCTTAGCACTGATAAAATCTGGCAAGCAAGCAAAAGCTCAACCGCAACTGCCTAAGACCACCAAGATAGTGAAACAAAATGTTCGCTCGGGGCAGCAGATTTACGCTAAAAACAGCGATCTCATCGTGGTTGGCACCGTTGGCAATGGCGCAGAGTTAATTGCCGATGGCAGCATTCATGTTTATGGGCCTCTTCGCGGTAAGGCGATGGCAGGGGCTGCCGGTGATAAACATGCAGTCATTATCGCTAAATCCATCGATGCAGAATTGGTTTCCATCGCAGGTCAATATTGGCTAGCAGAAAACATTCAAGCAAACAGTACAACGAAAAGTGGTTGTATTCGACTCGAGGGTGAATCACTCACCATCGAAGCGTTACCACTTTAA
- the minD gene encoding septum site-determining protein MinD, whose product MAQIIVVTSGKGGVGKTTSSAAIATGLALKGHKTVVVDFDIGLRNLDLIMGCERRVVYDFVNVINGEANLSQTLIKDKRCEKLYILPASQTRDKDALTKEGVGKVLQDLAKDFEYIICDSPAGIETGAMMALYFADIAIVTTNPEVSSVRDSDRILGMLQSKSKRAEEGLEPVKEYLLLTRYSPSRVSTGEMLSVEDVEEILAIPLIGVIPESQAVLKASNSGVPVILDQESDAGKAYTDSVDRLLGEELPLRFITEQKKGFLKRIFGS is encoded by the coding sequence ATGGCGCAAATTATTGTTGTCACCTCAGGTAAAGGCGGCGTAGGAAAAACCACTTCCAGTGCTGCAATTGCTACCGGTTTGGCATTGAAGGGACATAAGACTGTCGTTGTCGATTTTGATATTGGATTGCGTAATTTAGATCTAATCATGGGTTGTGAACGTCGAGTAGTCTATGATTTTGTCAATGTCATCAATGGTGAGGCTAACCTCAGCCAAACCTTAATTAAAGATAAACGTTGCGAAAAACTCTACATACTCCCAGCATCCCAGACTCGTGATAAAGATGCATTGACCAAGGAAGGCGTTGGTAAGGTCCTGCAAGATCTCGCTAAAGATTTCGAATATATCATCTGTGATTCACCCGCAGGTATCGAAACGGGTGCCATGATGGCACTCTATTTTGCCGATATAGCCATTGTCACGACGAATCCTGAAGTCAGCTCGGTTAGAGACTCTGACCGTATTCTAGGCATGCTACAGAGTAAATCTAAACGTGCCGAAGAAGGTTTAGAGCCGGTTAAAGAGTATCTGTTACTCACCCGCTACTCGCCAAGCAGAGTATCAACCGGAGAGATGCTCAGTGTCGAAGATGTTGAAGAGATACTCGCAATCCCGCTTATCGGCGTGATCCCTGAGTCCCAAGCGGTATTAAAAGCTTCAAACTCAGGTGTGCCCGTCATTTTAGATCAAGAGAGTGATGCAGGAAAAGCCTATACCGACAGCGTAGACCGTCTACTGGGTGAGGAGCTTCCTCTGCGATTCATCACCGAACAGAAGAAAGGTTTCTTAAAAAGGATATTTGGGAGCTAA
- the minE gene encoding cell division topological specificity factor MinE, with protein sequence MSLLDYFKTKKKPNTASTAKERLQIIVAHQRGERDAPDYFPKMKQEIIEVIRKYVQVDIDQVSVQLDQNDEKLSVLELNVTLPEK encoded by the coding sequence ATGTCTTTACTCGATTACTTCAAGACCAAGAAAAAGCCCAATACGGCATCAACGGCTAAAGAACGTTTACAGATCATCGTTGCCCATCAAAGGGGCGAGCGTGATGCACCTGATTACTTTCCTAAGATGAAGCAGGAAATTATAGAAGTGATCAGAAAGTATGTGCAGGTTGATATTGACCAGGTCTCGGTGCAACTTGACCAAAACGATGAAAAGTTATCTGTACTCGAATTAAATGTGACCTTACCTGAAAAGTAA
- the rnd gene encoding ribonuclease D, with the protein MLAFEYIEDDASLTALVSQYRQSDLLVLDTEFVRTRTYYARLGLIQAYDGKTLALIDPVAVNNLSEFWSLLTAPGITTVLHSCSEDLEVFARNGNCQPSNLFDSQIAAALCGFGHGLGYGKLVEQTLDISLDKGESRTDWMKRPLSEAQLNYAANDVYYLYNLYPQLLEKLQEQGRLAWVFEEGERMTLGRLTPPDLEQAYLRVKNAFQLSPRQLAYLKVLAQWRLKKAIERDLAVGFVVKDHALIGLAKKQPKTSQDLYKMIELTEQEKRIHGKDLLALLKTADVDNPPKEIDVIALKTGYKTSFKTIKSCLVSLSEEQDVPIELLGSKRYIHGYLQWLWDGKTGDLPLLLTGWRKDLVETALTELTLSNI; encoded by the coding sequence TTGTTAGCGTTTGAATACATAGAGGACGATGCGAGCTTAACGGCACTCGTATCGCAATATCGACAAAGTGATCTATTGGTATTGGATACTGAGTTTGTACGTACCCGTACCTATTATGCTCGTCTAGGTTTAATACAGGCCTATGATGGCAAAACGTTAGCTCTGATAGACCCAGTTGCTGTTAATAATTTATCTGAGTTTTGGAGTTTACTGACCGCGCCTGGCATTACCACTGTGCTTCATTCATGCAGTGAAGACCTCGAGGTCTTTGCCCGTAACGGTAATTGTCAGCCCTCGAATCTGTTCGATAGCCAGATCGCCGCAGCGCTTTGTGGCTTCGGCCATGGACTGGGTTATGGCAAGTTGGTTGAGCAAACCTTAGATATTAGCTTAGATAAGGGCGAATCGCGCACCGATTGGATGAAGCGCCCCTTGAGTGAAGCTCAGCTCAACTATGCAGCTAATGACGTGTATTATCTTTATAATCTTTATCCTCAGTTACTCGAAAAGTTACAAGAGCAGGGGCGTTTAGCCTGGGTATTTGAGGAGGGAGAGCGGATGACCTTAGGCCGATTGACACCGCCAGATCTGGAGCAAGCCTACCTCAGGGTGAAGAATGCCTTCCAATTGAGCCCTAGACAGCTAGCCTACCTCAAGGTGCTGGCTCAATGGCGCTTAAAGAAAGCGATCGAACGTGACTTAGCTGTGGGGTTTGTGGTTAAAGATCATGCCTTGATCGGTTTAGCCAAGAAACAGCCAAAGACGAGCCAAGATCTTTATAAGATGATCGAGCTCACCGAGCAGGAGAAGCGTATTCATGGTAAGGATCTGTTAGCCCTGTTGAAAACCGCTGATGTTGACAATCCGCCGAAGGAAATCGATGTTATCGCCTTAAAAACGGGTTACAAAACCTCATTTAAAACGATAAAGAGCTGTCTGGTTAGCCTATCCGAGGAGCAAGATGTTCCTATCGAATTATTGGGTTCTAAGCGGTATATTCATGGATATTTACAGTGGCTATGGGACGGTAAAACAGGGGACTTGCCCTTGTTATTGACGGGCTGGCGTAAGGATTTAGTTGAGACGGCATTGACTGAGTTAACACTGTCTAATATTTGA
- the fadD gene encoding long-chain-fatty-acid--CoA ligase FadD has protein sequence MEQIWINNLPDDVPAEIDVEQYASLVDMFETSVSKFADQPAFVNMGATLTYRKLEERSRAFAAYLQNELKLEKGDRVAIMMPNLLQYPIALFGVLRAGMVVVNVNPLYTPRELKHQLNDSGAKAIVVVSNFAHTLEKVVEQTPVESVILTGLGDLLSAPKRTLVNFVVKYIKKMVPKFNLPHAISMRKSLSKGRRLQYVKPKLVKDDLAFLQYTGGTTGVSKGAMLTHGNVVSNLLQANAAYSPMLNDGKEFVVTALPLYHIFALTVNCLLFMHKGANNLLITNPRDLPAFIGELKKHPYTAITGVNTLFNALVNSDEFKKLDFSNLKLSIGGGMAVQRAVADKWQGITKTKLLEGYGLTEASPLVTCCPYNLEGYNGAIGFPVAMTDIQVRDDDGKILVQGETGELFAKGPQIMLGYWQRPEETAKVIDEQGYLATGDIGYMDEQGYFFIVDRKKDMILVSGFNVFPNEVEEVVAMHSGVIEVAAVGVPNDISGETVKVFVVPNDKSLSERDIIDHCRQHLTGYKVPKLVEFRDELPKTNVGKILRRELRDEVKSA, from the coding sequence GTGGAACAGATTTGGATTAATAATTTACCGGATGATGTACCCGCTGAGATTGACGTTGAGCAGTATGCTTCACTTGTCGATATGTTTGAGACCTCAGTATCGAAATTTGCCGATCAACCTGCTTTCGTCAACATGGGGGCGACGTTAACTTATCGTAAACTGGAAGAGCGAAGCCGTGCTTTCGCCGCTTACCTTCAGAACGAACTTAAACTAGAGAAGGGCGATAGAGTCGCAATCATGATGCCAAACCTATTGCAATACCCCATTGCTTTATTTGGGGTGTTACGTGCCGGCATGGTGGTGGTCAATGTTAATCCCCTCTACACACCGAGAGAATTGAAACATCAGCTGAACGACTCGGGGGCTAAGGCCATTGTCGTTGTATCGAACTTCGCTCATACCTTGGAAAAAGTTGTCGAACAGACACCAGTAGAGAGTGTGATTTTAACTGGGCTCGGCGATCTTCTCAGTGCTCCTAAACGCACCTTAGTGAACTTTGTTGTCAAGTATATCAAGAAGATGGTGCCGAAATTCAATCTCCCTCACGCGATTTCCATGAGAAAATCCTTGAGCAAGGGGCGTCGCTTACAGTATGTAAAACCTAAGCTGGTTAAAGACGATCTGGCTTTCCTACAATACACAGGTGGCACAACTGGCGTGTCTAAAGGCGCCATGTTGACCCATGGTAATGTGGTCAGTAACTTACTTCAGGCCAATGCTGCTTATTCACCTATGCTCAACGATGGTAAAGAATTTGTGGTCACTGCTCTGCCGCTTTATCATATTTTTGCGTTAACCGTGAACTGTCTGCTGTTTATGCATAAAGGGGCGAACAATCTACTGATCACCAACCCCAGAGATCTGCCCGCTTTTATCGGTGAGTTGAAGAAACATCCCTATACAGCCATTACCGGTGTTAACACCTTATTTAATGCCCTGGTTAACTCTGACGAGTTTAAGAAGCTGGATTTTTCAAACCTGAAGCTGTCAATTGGTGGTGGCATGGCCGTACAACGCGCCGTCGCTGATAAATGGCAGGGGATAACTAAGACTAAGTTGTTGGAAGGGTATGGGTTAACCGAAGCTTCGCCTTTGGTGACCTGCTGCCCCTATAACCTTGAAGGTTATAACGGCGCCATTGGTTTTCCCGTTGCTATGACCGATATCCAGGTTCGTGATGATGACGGTAAGATCTTGGTACAAGGTGAGACCGGAGAGCTCTTTGCTAAGGGACCACAAATCATGTTGGGCTATTGGCAGCGTCCAGAAGAAACTGCCAAAGTCATCGATGAGCAAGGCTATCTGGCCACCGGTGACATCGGCTATATGGATGAGCAAGGCTACTTCTTTATTGTCGATCGTAAGAAAGACATGATTCTTGTATCTGGCTTTAATGTATTTCCCAACGAAGTCGAAGAAGTTGTCGCCATGCATTCAGGTGTGATTGAAGTGGCTGCAGTGGGGGTACCTAATGACATTTCAGGTGAAACTGTGAAGGTGTTTGTGGTGCCAAATGATAAATCTTTAAGCGAACGGGATATCATCGACCATTGCCGTCAGCATTTAACGGGATATAAAGTGCCTAAGCTGGTAGAATTCAGAGATGAGCTACCGAAAACCAACGTAGGTAAAATCTTACGTAGAGAGTTAAGGGATGAGGTTAAGTCAGCCTAA
- a CDS encoding alpha/beta fold hydrolase, with protein sequence MWHSSVEENEVEFQLPHIRLSGRRWGSTDKPLLLALHGWLDNANSFEPLAEHLQDYQILAIDWPGHGHSEHRPGAYPLHWIDYLYDLELLIDRLSGQQVLAGLVGHSLGGIVAAAYTAAFPDRVPKLVLMEAVSPLFESASKNNQRLRNSFASHLQWVKKRAALPTVYDSIEVAVKARSRLTGLDKAWCRLLVDRNMQQHDIGVSWRSDPRLKLDSPLRLTFEQVDALMTDHDVETLLITADAGYEQINSLLPKAELWFNRLSWVKLAGDHHLHMGNALAVAQSIDLFMSK encoded by the coding sequence ATGTGGCACTCGAGTGTTGAGGAAAATGAGGTCGAATTTCAATTACCTCATATACGTCTGTCTGGTCGACGTTGGGGGAGCACAGATAAGCCCTTGTTGTTGGCACTTCACGGTTGGCTGGATAATGCCAATAGTTTTGAGCCCCTGGCTGAGCATTTACAGGATTATCAAATATTAGCGATAGACTGGCCAGGTCATGGGCACTCTGAACATAGACCTGGCGCTTATCCACTACATTGGATTGATTACTTGTATGATCTTGAACTGTTAATCGACAGGCTCAGTGGGCAACAAGTCCTAGCCGGATTAGTGGGACATTCATTGGGTGGTATCGTCGCCGCTGCGTATACCGCTGCTTTTCCAGATAGAGTGCCTAAGTTAGTGTTAATGGAAGCGGTGAGTCCATTATTTGAATCTGCCTCTAAAAATAATCAAAGATTAAGAAACAGTTTTGCCAGTCACCTTCAGTGGGTAAAGAAGCGTGCTGCTTTACCCACTGTTTATGATTCAATTGAGGTCGCTGTTAAGGCAAGATCCCGTTTAACTGGGCTCGATAAGGCCTGGTGTAGACTGCTTGTTGATCGAAATATGCAACAACATGACATAGGTGTGAGTTGGCGTAGCGATCCTCGGCTAAAATTAGATTCACCATTGAGGTTAACGTTTGAACAAGTCGATGCCTTGATGACAGATCACGATGTAGAGACGTTATTAATTACTGCAGATGCTGGTTATGAGCAGATAAACTCATTATTGCCTAAAGCTGAGTTATGGTTCAATCGACTCTCCTGGGTGAAATTGGCAGGAGACCATCACTTGCATATGGGCAATGCATTGGCTGTGGCTCAGTCGATTGATCTTTTTATGTCGAAATGA